One region of Gossypium raimondii isolate GPD5lz chromosome 6, ASM2569854v1, whole genome shotgun sequence genomic DNA includes:
- the LOC105771679 gene encoding uncharacterized protein LOC105771679 — translation MQKILVSAPKKYEAKIASWKNTKDLTQLRVMEFISALQAQEQRRLMRQEGSIKEALKAKMSQCEVGEDKKWNGKKSGGNSGSKATKKGNGIGNSNKYSSCKYSGKQNHPHFRCWRQPDVKCRSCNLIRHIEKFCKESRNQQYGETHAVIKEKENQLFGVSYFSSGTPCDSWLVDSGCTNYMTCDEKLFKDIDRLLKSRVRIGNGEYLEVKGKSTVVIESCARTNLILDVLFVPKIDQNLLSVGKLVEKKFKVMFEEGICLILDSSGNKLFRIKMQNKSFTLNPFKVEQVASKCREGMTSDQTDLLAEQVKVLVVEIAFSSNTLKYLLDQFANDPNSSKSQLQNLERGVQEKRNQMRAFENT, via the coding sequence ATGCAAAAAATTCTAGTCTCTGCGCCTAAGAAGTATGAAGCAAAAATTGCCTCTTGGAAGAACACCAAGGACTTGACTCAGTTGAGAGTAATGGAGTTTATCAGTGCTTTACAAGCACAAGAGCAGAGGAGGTTAATGAGGCAAGAAGGAAGCATAAAAGAAGCTTTGAAAGCTAAGATGTCGCAGTGTGAAGTAGGAGAGGATAAGAAGTGGAATGGGAAGAAGAGTGGAGGCAATAGTGGTTCAAAAGCTACTAAAAAAGGTAATGGTATTGGAAATTCTAACAAGTATTCTTCATGTAAGTATTCTGGAAAACAGAATCATCCCCATTTCAGGTGTTGGAGACAACCAGATGTGAAGTGCAGAAGTTGCAATTTGATACGGCACAttgaaaagttctgtaaggaATCAAGAAATCAGCAGTATGGTGAAACACATGCtgtaattaaagaaaaagagaacCAATTATTTGGTGTCTCTTACTTCTCATCAGGCACTCCATGTGACAGTTGGTTAGTTGATAGTGGTTGCACCAATTACATGACTTGTGATGAGAAGTTGTTTAAAGACATTGACAGGTTATTGAAGTCAAGAGTAAGGATAGGAAATGGAGAGTACCTAGAAGTGAAGGGAAAAAGCACAGTAGTAATAGAGAGTTGTGCTAGaactaatttgattttagatgttCTGTTTGTACCTAAGATTGATCAAAACTTGCTAAGTGTGGGGAAATTAGTAGAGAAGAAATTCAAAGTGATGTTTGAAGAGGGAATATGTCTAATCCTTGACTCTAGTGGCAATAAATTGTTTAGGATTAAGATGCAGAACAAGAGTTTCACATTGAATCCATTTAAGGTGGAGCAAGTGGCATCCAAGTGTCGGGAAGGAATGACATCAGATCAGACGGACCTTCTTGCTGAGCAAGTTAAGGTGCTTGTTGTAGAGATTGCATTTAGCTCCAATACCCTGAAATACCTATTGGACCAGTTTGCAAATGATCCTAATAGCTCGAAATCTCAGCTTCAAAATTTAGAAAGAGGGGTTCAAGAAAAAAGGAATCAAATGAGGGCATTTGAAAACACATAA
- the LOC105774228 gene encoding uncharacterized protein LOC105774228: MSEILANSKEENSPQEQQQRSKANNMPRANLNVLPPHPWFPVNSKDDSDIGLESDGYFEEQDSEDKKEEEEIRQLEFQVALTQELANMMIRFISQRNQIYYLPFIRLIFDTSMISTTSELNDNTSSKNKFKIFDNILLSGSLVSN, encoded by the exons ATGAGTGAGATACTAGCCAATAGCAAGGAGGAGAATTCTCCTCAAGAGCAGCAGCAACGCTCAAAAGCAAACAACATGCCTAGGGCTAACCTTAACGTGCTCCCTCCACACCCCTGGTTCCCCGTCAATag CAAGGATGATAGTGATATTGGACTTGAAAGTGATGGATATTTTGAAGAACAAGATTCTGAAGacaaaaaggaagaagag GAGATCAGGCAATTGGAATTTCAAGTCGCTTTAACTCAAGAACTAGCCAATATGATGATTCGGTTTATCTCGCAACGCAACCAAATCTACTATTTACCCTTTATaagattaatatttgatacatcGATGATTTCGACTACTAGTGAACTAAATGATAACACatcatcaaaaaataaatttaaaatttttgataacATATTATTATCCGGTTCACTAGTgagtaattaa
- the LOC105774230 gene encoding uncharacterized protein LOC105774230, whose product MGAEEDQRKQENEQPTNNPITESQFLAWKRQKDADTSAKKAEAARKRAEDIAAGTVQMNGRELFLHEPWVFDNSQY is encoded by the exons atgggagCGGAAGAAGACCAGAGAAAGCAAGAGAACGAACAACCAACCAATAATCCAATTACTGAATCCCAATTCCTCGCTTGGAAGCGCCAAAAG GATGCAGATACATCAGCTAAGAAAGCTGAGGCAGCTAGAAAGCGTGCTGAAGATATAGCAGCCGGAACCGTGCAAATGAATGGACGGGAGCTTTTCTTACATGAACCTTGGGTGTTTGATAACTCCCAATATTAA